The following proteins are encoded in a genomic region of Chlamydiales bacterium STE3:
- a CDS encoding Uncharacterized protein (Product derived from UniProtKB/Trembl:D1RAG5) produces MLSEKSRQLILELQKKYPHERSALIPALHVAQAEKGYLPIEVQQEVAELFEIALNEVNSVVTFYDMFFEKPVGKHLLHVCKNVSCMLRGADQLMEKLCHKLEVKPGETSQDQEFTLLSSECLGACDKAPMMLVDDHVFGPIKEEDVDQILEKTKKSLNYPSLRNTMEDNHG; encoded by the coding sequence ATGCTAAGTGAAAAAAGTAGACAGCTAATTTTAGAATTGCAGAAGAAATACCCACACGAGCGCTCAGCTTTAATCCCGGCCTTGCATGTAGCTCAAGCCGAAAAAGGCTATTTGCCAATTGAAGTGCAGCAGGAAGTAGCTGAGCTATTCGAAATCGCTTTAAATGAGGTCAATTCGGTTGTCACTTTCTATGATATGTTTTTTGAAAAGCCTGTTGGAAAGCATCTTCTTCATGTTTGCAAAAATGTGTCATGTATGCTGCGTGGTGCAGATCAACTTATGGAAAAGCTATGCCATAAATTAGAGGTGAAACCAGGAGAAACAAGCCAGGATCAAGAGTTTACTCTGCTCTCTTCAGAGTGTTTGGGCGCCTGTGATAAAGCCCCTATGATGCTTGTGGATGATCACGTATTTGGCCCAATAAAAGAAGAGGATGTCGATCAGATTTTAGAGAAGACCAAGAAAAGCTTAAACTACCCTTCGCTGCGAAATACCATGGAGGATAACCATGGATGA
- a CDS encoding NADH-quinone oxidoreductase subunit D (Product derived from UniProtKB/Swiss-Prot:Q6MDR3;Gene name derived from UniProtKB/Swiss-Prot:Q6MDR3;EC number derived from UniProtKB/Swiss-Prot:Q6MDR3), which yields MLEKEIKNTTQFETAPPPELLELNLGPQHPSTHGVLRIKLKLNGEVIVSAEPVIGYLHTGVEKECETRTYHQVFTLVDRLDYLSGPSEEQGFAGTVEKLMGIEVPERAQTIRLLLLELTRISSHLLWLGTSAIELNMSSIYMYCFAEREKILDLFEEMSGARMFPSCWRIGGLAHDLNPEFEANVRKFLKDFPAMLKDLDRLLTNNYVWCERLKGVAVINEELCKQFMCTGPVIRAAGVPYDIRKVYPYLGYENYQFDVPTHHEADSYARYLIRMEEMRQSVSLVEQALGKLKPGPVITDNRKVALPPRKELARSMEAVIHQFKLVCEGVRPPEGEVYSCVESARGELGFYLVSDGSNRPYRLRVRAPSFPHIQVLKKVAPGLILSDIVVAIASVDPILGDVDR from the coding sequence ATGTTGGAAAAAGAGATCAAAAATACAACTCAATTTGAAACAGCACCTCCGCCAGAACTTTTAGAGCTTAATTTAGGCCCTCAGCACCCTTCAACACATGGAGTACTGAGAATCAAGCTTAAATTAAATGGGGAAGTCATCGTTTCGGCAGAGCCAGTGATTGGCTACTTGCATACTGGGGTAGAAAAAGAGTGCGAGACACGCACCTACCATCAGGTCTTTACCCTTGTCGACCGTTTAGATTATTTATCTGGGCCATCAGAGGAACAGGGCTTTGCAGGCACTGTGGAAAAGCTGATGGGCATAGAAGTACCGGAAAGAGCGCAAACGATTCGCTTGCTACTATTGGAGCTTACAAGAATAAGTAGCCATTTACTATGGCTTGGGACAAGTGCTATTGAATTGAACATGTCTTCCATCTATATGTATTGCTTCGCAGAAAGGGAAAAAATTCTCGACCTTTTTGAAGAGATGTCCGGAGCTAGAATGTTTCCCTCCTGCTGGCGTATTGGTGGCCTTGCGCACGATTTGAATCCAGAATTTGAGGCCAATGTGCGGAAATTCCTAAAAGATTTTCCAGCGATGCTCAAAGATTTAGACCGATTGCTGACCAATAACTACGTTTGGTGTGAGAGATTAAAAGGTGTGGCTGTAATAAATGAAGAGCTATGTAAGCAATTTATGTGCACGGGGCCAGTGATCCGTGCTGCTGGCGTGCCCTACGATATCCGTAAAGTTTATCCCTATCTCGGCTATGAAAATTATCAATTTGATGTGCCGACCCATCATGAAGCCGATTCTTATGCGCGCTATTTAATCAGAATGGAAGAGATGCGTCAGAGTGTGTCCCTCGTCGAACAAGCCTTAGGGAAGCTAAAACCTGGCCCTGTGATCACCGATAACCGCAAAGTCGCATTGCCACCTCGTAAAGAGCTTGCTAGAAGCATGGAAGCTGTAATCCACCAATTTAAACTCGTCTGTGAAGGCGTACGTCCTCCAGAGGGAGAGGTGTATAGTTGTGTAGAATCAGCAAGAGGAGAATTGGGTTTTTATCTCGTCAGCGATGGGAGTAATCGTCCTTATAGGCTACGTGTACGCGCGCCCTCTTTTCCGCACATTCAGGTGCTTAAAAAAGTGGCCCCGGGTCTTATTCTATCTGACATTGTTGTTGCTATTGCCAGTGTTGATCCGATATTGGGAGATGTAGATCGCTAA